In one Mesorhizobium australicum genomic region, the following are encoded:
- a CDS encoding sigma-70 family RNA polymerase sigma factor: MASLAGEIYLCRVIRFQVRSVEGAMHEATDHTYEPRRRAVPLRRRLGVVSEESQLPPAADELAGFIAAVAARGDREAFAALFKHFGPRLKTFFMRGGMSSAVAEDIVQEAMLAVWRKASYFDPARAGAATWVFTIARNLRIDYLRRQRSPNELPSEPEELPPSLEEALMGAERESRVREALALLSTEQQTIIRLSYYSERSQSEIAEELKIPLGTVKSRTRLAMNRLRAILEDDA; encoded by the coding sequence GTGGCCTCGCTCGCTGGGGAGATCTATCTGTGCCGCGTGATCCGCTTCCAGGTGCGAAGCGTAGAAGGGGCGATGCATGAGGCGACGGACCATACTTATGAACCCAGACGCCGGGCGGTTCCGCTCCGGCGAAGGTTGGGCGTTGTGAGCGAGGAATCTCAGCTGCCTCCAGCGGCTGACGAGCTTGCCGGTTTCATTGCCGCAGTTGCGGCGCGCGGCGATCGCGAGGCGTTCGCCGCGCTCTTCAAGCATTTCGGCCCCCGCCTGAAGACGTTCTTCATGCGTGGGGGCATGTCGTCGGCGGTGGCAGAGGACATCGTGCAGGAGGCGATGCTCGCGGTCTGGCGCAAGGCGTCGTATTTTGATCCGGCGCGTGCCGGGGCGGCGACCTGGGTTTTCACCATCGCGCGCAATCTGCGGATCGATTACCTTCGCCGCCAACGCAGCCCGAACGAGCTGCCTTCCGAGCCAGAAGAGCTTCCACCGTCACTGGAGGAAGCGCTGATGGGGGCCGAGCGCGAGAGCCGCGTCCGCGAGGCGCTAGCGCTGCTCTCGACCGAGCAGCAGACGATCATTCGGCTCTCTTATTACAGCGAGAGATCGCAAAGCGAGATCGCGGAAGAACTGAAGATTCCGCTTGGCACGGTAAAATCAAGGACACGGCTGGCGATGAATCGCCTGCGCGCGATTCTGGAAGATGACGCATGA
- a CDS encoding DUF2177 family protein — MKSAIIAYVAAGAAFLVIDAVWLTIMADTLYRPLLGDKLEPRFVLAPAVAFYLIYVAGIVFFAVMPALTEGGLAKAVVNGAVLGFVAYATYDLTNHATLRDWPLTITLADMMWGTFVTAIGASAGFLAASRFG; from the coding sequence ATGAAAAGCGCAATCATTGCCTATGTCGCCGCCGGCGCGGCCTTCCTTGTCATCGACGCCGTCTGGCTGACGATCATGGCCGACACGCTTTACCGCCCCCTTCTTGGCGACAAGCTGGAGCCACGGTTCGTTCTCGCTCCGGCTGTGGCCTTCTACCTGATCTACGTCGCCGGAATCGTGTTCTTCGCGGTCATGCCGGCGCTCACGGAAGGGGGACTCGCGAAAGCGGTCGTAAATGGCGCCGTGCTGGGGTTTGTGGCCTACGCGACCTACGATCTCACCAATCACGCAACCTTGCGAGACTGGCCGCTGACGATCACCTTGGCGGACATGATGTGGGGAACGTTTGTCACCGCCATCGGCGCGTCAGCGGGATTTCTGGCCGCCTCCCGTTTCGGCTGA
- a CDS encoding cryptochrome/photolyase family protein: protein MNSRTETHAKPALVLFRNDLRVGDNGALSAAAATHKPLIAVYILDEESEGVRQPGAASRWWLRNSLETLVQRLDKLGARMVLRRDRMRSAVTDLLDESGADAVFWNRRYDQGGSAGDARLKQELRERGLRVESFDGHLLHEPSRLVTRAGGFYKVFTPFWQALSGGTEPRDPVDAPEKLNGYSGKIASQHINELLPLPTSPDWAGGLRESWTPGEEGAHACLENFLSGGLDAYADGRDFPGRETTSRLSPHLAHGEITPHQILAALRERARKASSSDIAKFRKEIGWREFCYHLLFHNRRLHEKNFQPTFDNFPWVTDQSALRAWQRGQTGYPIVDAGMRELWRTGTMHNRVRMIAASFLTKHLLIDWREGERWFWDTLVDADPASNPANWQWVAGSGADAAPYFRIFNPVLQGEKFDPDGQYVRRWIPELAGLPNRVLHRPWEAAASVLDTAGVTLGKTYPWPVVDHAKARQRALAAYSRMRGEG from the coding sequence GTGAATTCTCGCACTGAGACGCACGCCAAGCCGGCACTCGTGCTGTTTCGCAACGACCTGCGTGTGGGCGACAATGGTGCGCTCTCGGCCGCGGCCGCGACGCACAAGCCGCTGATTGCCGTCTATATCCTTGACGAGGAAAGCGAAGGGGTGCGGCAGCCCGGCGCCGCTTCGCGATGGTGGCTCCGCAACTCTTTGGAAACGCTCGTTCAGCGGCTCGACAAACTTGGGGCGCGGATGGTGCTGCGGCGCGATCGGATGCGGTCCGCGGTCACCGATCTACTGGATGAGAGCGGCGCAGACGCCGTATTCTGGAACAGGCGCTACGACCAAGGCGGCAGTGCAGGCGACGCCAGGTTGAAACAGGAGTTGCGCGAGCGCGGCCTGCGCGTCGAGAGCTTCGACGGCCACCTGCTGCACGAGCCATCTCGCCTCGTTACCCGTGCCGGCGGTTTCTACAAGGTATTTACGCCCTTTTGGCAGGCGCTTTCAGGAGGGACGGAACCGCGCGATCCGGTAGACGCACCCGAAAAACTGAACGGCTACAGCGGCAAGATTGCGTCGCAGCACATCAACGAGTTGCTTCCGCTTCCGACTTCGCCCGATTGGGCCGGCGGACTAAGGGAAAGCTGGACACCCGGCGAAGAGGGTGCGCATGCCTGTCTCGAGAACTTCCTTTCAGGTGGGCTGGATGCTTATGCGGACGGGCGCGATTTCCCTGGACGCGAGACCACCTCGCGCCTCTCGCCGCACCTCGCACACGGCGAGATAACCCCCCATCAGATACTCGCCGCCCTCCGGGAGCGTGCCAGGAAAGCGTCCAGCTCCGATATCGCCAAGTTCAGGAAGGAGATCGGCTGGCGCGAGTTCTGCTACCATCTGTTGTTCCACAATCGGCGGCTTCACGAGAAGAACTTCCAGCCGACCTTTGATAATTTCCCATGGGTGACCGATCAAAGTGCCCTGCGCGCATGGCAGCGCGGCCAGACGGGCTACCCGATTGTCGACGCGGGAATGCGCGAACTGTGGCGGACAGGCACGATGCACAACCGCGTGCGCATGATCGCCGCCTCCTTCCTGACGAAGCACTTGCTGATTGACTGGCGCGAGGGCGAACGCTGGTTCTGGGACACGCTGGTGGATGCAGATCCGGCCAGCAATCCCGCGAACTGGCAGTGGGTCGCGGGTAGCGGCGCGGACGCGGCGCCCTACTTCCGGATCTTCAACCCGGTGCTGCAGGGCGAGAAGTTTGACCCCGACGGGCAGTATGTTCGCCGCTGGATCCCCGAACTCGCAGGGCTGCCGAACCGTGTGCTGCATAGGCCATGGGAAGCCGCGGCCTCGGTGCTGGATACGGCGGGCGTGACGCTGGGCAAGACCTATCCGTGGCCTGTCGTCGACCACGCGAAGGCGCGACAGCGCGCCCTGGCGGCATACAGCAGGATGCGAGGCGAAGGATGA
- a CDS encoding DUF1365 domain-containing protein, translated as MTASPVSTVAANGAPPANAGTLYVGEVMHQRLKPFGHRFTYSVFSLLVDLDRLDELDGASRLLSVNRPGVVSFKESDHAERPGETLRQLADRLLTQAGFERPAERVLLLSYPRILGYVFNPISVYFAYDENGSLLALIYAVRNTFGERHAYVAPVRPGDAGPAGIRQTCSKVLHVSPFVGMDARYNFRVLPPGRVVRIRIHESEGETPLLAATFVGKARPFNDSTLLGCLARFPLMTLKVTAAIHWQALKLWVKGARFHKSPPPPPPSSFWNRGGSVGDSPHSVRDADRR; from the coding sequence ATGACCGCGTCACCCGTCTCGACCGTGGCGGCGAATGGTGCGCCGCCGGCAAACGCCGGGACACTTTACGTTGGCGAAGTCATGCACCAGCGGCTGAAGCCGTTCGGTCACCGCTTTACCTATTCGGTGTTCTCGCTGCTTGTGGATCTGGACAGACTTGACGAACTCGACGGCGCGTCGCGGCTGTTGTCGGTGAACCGGCCGGGGGTGGTCTCCTTCAAGGAAAGCGATCATGCCGAGCGGCCGGGCGAGACGCTTCGGCAACTCGCGGACCGCCTGCTGACGCAGGCAGGGTTTGAGCGACCGGCCGAGCGTGTGCTCCTGCTCTCCTATCCGCGGATCCTGGGCTATGTGTTCAACCCGATCTCCGTCTACTTTGCCTATGATGAGAACGGCAGTCTGCTGGCACTGATCTATGCAGTGCGGAACACGTTCGGCGAACGCCACGCCTATGTGGCTCCGGTGCGGCCGGGTGATGCGGGGCCCGCCGGAATTCGCCAGACATGCTCCAAGGTGCTGCACGTCTCGCCTTTTGTGGGCATGGATGCTCGATACAATTTTCGGGTGCTGCCCCCAGGCCGGGTCGTTCGGATCAGAATTCACGAGTCGGAGGGCGAGACCCCGCTGCTGGCGGCGACCTTCGTCGGCAAAGCGCGGCCGTTCAACGACTCGACCCTTCTTGGCTGTCTGGCTCGCTTCCCTTTGATGACGCTGAAGGTGACAGCCGCCATCCACTGGCAGGCGCTGAAGCTGTGGGTGAAGGGCGCGCGCTTTCATAAAAGCCCGCCGCCACCTCCGCCCTCGAGCTTCTGGAACCGGGGAGGCTCAGTGGGCGACAGTCCCCATTCCGTCCGCGATGCGGACCGAAGATGA
- a CDS encoding DUF2147 domain-containing protein gives MKNLALATISLTVLAGASLAAGEGTDPAGVWLRDDGNARVKIASCGEALCATNLWIGDSSGGEEVGDMLVMTVKPESNGELVGTAYDRKRDRTYSITIEKKNGRLVTRGCLLGRLLCRDVSWTPAQ, from the coding sequence ATGAAGAACCTGGCTCTCGCGACAATCTCCCTGACTGTGCTGGCAGGCGCATCCCTTGCCGCGGGCGAAGGGACGGATCCCGCTGGCGTATGGCTGCGCGACGACGGCAACGCTCGTGTCAAGATAGCGTCCTGCGGTGAGGCCCTGTGTGCCACCAATCTGTGGATCGGCGACAGCAGCGGCGGCGAAGAGGTCGGCGACATGCTTGTCATGACCGTCAAGCCGGAATCGAACGGTGAGCTCGTCGGGACCGCGTATGACCGCAAGCGCGACCGCACCTATTCGATCACCATCGAGAAGAAGAATGGCCGGCTCGTCACCCGCGGCTGCCTGCTCGGCCGGTTGCTGTGCCGGGATGTGAGCTGGACGCCTGCACAGTGA
- a CDS encoding ChrR family anti-sigma-E factor — protein MTISHHATDETLLRYAAGTLATGPRIVVEAHLSGCPVCRARVREFEALGGAVLEETEPSRLPANALANVLSRIDAGEMSEPVRSDMPVHIDGVRLPDSLRGCDIGRWRWIGPGMRMSRVGVPGDPDANLILLKVGPGRALPDHGHVGAEFTHIVSGSYTDRLGQFGPGDLAEVDEDIEHQPIVDPEEDCICLAAMEGRMRFNGFIGRLLQPIFGI, from the coding sequence ATGACAATTTCCCATCACGCCACAGACGAGACGCTGCTTCGCTACGCTGCAGGCACGCTCGCAACCGGACCGAGGATCGTGGTGGAAGCCCATCTGTCGGGATGCCCTGTTTGCCGAGCGCGCGTGCGCGAGTTCGAGGCATTGGGCGGCGCGGTTTTGGAAGAGACCGAACCGTCGCGGCTTCCTGCCAATGCGCTTGCGAACGTTCTGTCCCGCATCGATGCAGGTGAAATGTCCGAGCCTGTTCGCTCGGATATGCCGGTTCATATAGACGGCGTGCGCCTCCCTGACTCGCTGCGCGGCTGCGACATCGGCCGCTGGCGATGGATCGGACCGGGAATGCGCATGAGTAGGGTCGGTGTCCCGGGCGATCCGGACGCCAACCTAATTCTTCTCAAGGTCGGACCGGGGCGTGCGCTGCCGGACCACGGCCATGTCGGCGCGGAGTTCACCCATATCGTCTCTGGCTCTTATACCGATCGGTTGGGGCAGTTCGGACCAGGTGACCTTGCCGAAGTCGACGAAGACATCGAGCACCAGCCGATCGTCGACCCGGAGGAGGACTGCATATGCCTCGCGGCCATGGAGGGGCGAATGCGCTTTAACGGTTTCATCGGACGGCTGCTCCAGCCCATCTTCGGGATATGA
- a CDS encoding SAM-dependent methyltransferase, with protein MSLATTAIAAAERLPLPDAALRFGVNRLVARTSRELAAGGGAQARDFARAMEDWPIAVHVEQANEQHYELPPAFFQIALGPRRKYSCCLYATAETTLADAEIAALEETCAHAALEDGQDVLELGCGWGSLSLFMAERFPASRIVAVSNSTPQRLYIESEVERRRLKNLTVLTADMNAFTTDATFDRIVSVEMFEHMANWRALFARARSWIRLDGYMFLHVFTHRDSPYRFDHADKADWIAQHFFTGGIMPSHDLADQFGEVFAVVQDWRWSGQHYERTALDWLRNFDSNRAAIEAIFRNVYGTEASLWMRRWRLFFLATAGLFGHAGGEEWGVSHYLLRPASPKAVR; from the coding sequence ATGAGCCTCGCCACAACTGCCATCGCCGCCGCTGAACGCCTTCCTCTTCCAGATGCGGCTCTGCGTTTCGGGGTGAACCGGCTCGTCGCCCGCACAAGTCGAGAGCTCGCGGCGGGCGGCGGAGCGCAGGCGCGCGATTTCGCCCGGGCCATGGAGGATTGGCCGATTGCAGTGCATGTCGAGCAGGCGAACGAGCAACATTACGAGCTTCCACCTGCCTTTTTTCAGATCGCGCTCGGGCCGCGCAGGAAGTATTCCTGCTGCCTCTATGCGACGGCAGAAACAACGTTGGCCGACGCCGAGATCGCGGCATTGGAAGAAACCTGCGCCCATGCGGCGCTGGAGGACGGGCAGGACGTGCTGGAGCTGGGCTGCGGGTGGGGCTCCCTGTCACTGTTCATGGCCGAGCGGTTTCCAGCCTCGCGTATCGTCGCGGTCTCGAACTCCACGCCGCAGCGTCTTTACATCGAGTCAGAAGTCGAGCGTCGACGCTTGAAGAACCTGACTGTGCTGACCGCCGACATGAACGCCTTCACCACGGACGCAACGTTCGACCGTATCGTATCGGTCGAGATGTTTGAGCATATGGCCAACTGGCGCGCGCTGTTTGCACGCGCGCGGTCGTGGATCAGGCTGGATGGATACATGTTTCTCCATGTCTTCACGCACCGTGACAGCCCCTACCGCTTCGACCATGCCGACAAGGCTGACTGGATCGCCCAGCATTTCTTCACAGGCGGCATCATGCCGAGCCACGACCTGGCGGATCAGTTCGGCGAGGTGTTCGCAGTCGTACAGGACTGGCGCTGGAGCGGGCAACATTACGAGCGCACAGCCTTGGACTGGCTACGCAACTTCGATAGCAATCGGGCGGCAATCGAGGCGATTTTCAGGAACGTCTACGGCACCGAAGCCTCTCTCTGGATGCGGCGCTGGAGGCTGTTTTTCCTGGCAACGGCCGGCCTCTTCGGCCATGCCGGCGGCGAGGAATGGGGCGTCAGCCATTACCTGCTGAGGCCAGCCTCGCCGAAGGCAGTGCGGTGA
- a CDS encoding DUF1295 domain-containing protein, whose amino-acid sequence MTPATLFIGIAVLLSLAMAVAWLVVARGARSGWIDASWSFFVGIAGVAAALMPVEGWEGDWPRRIGVAGVAAAWSLRLGLHIASRTMRGGDDPRYAALRQEWGDDWNGRLFVFLQIQAAAAFLLATTIFLAARNPVPVVQWSDLAGLVVLAAAIAGEGVADAQLARFARNPANRGRVCDVGLWGLSRHPNYFFQWLGWTGYAIVAICPFGVWPWGWAALAGPAMMYWLLTRASGIPPLEAHMLRSRGPAYADYQDRVNAFWPGPQN is encoded by the coding sequence ATGACGCCGGCGACGCTTTTCATAGGCATCGCCGTCCTGCTCAGCCTCGCCATGGCGGTGGCTTGGCTTGTCGTGGCGCGCGGCGCCAGGTCCGGCTGGATCGACGCGTCCTGGTCTTTCTTCGTGGGCATCGCCGGAGTAGCTGCCGCGCTCATGCCAGTGGAAGGCTGGGAGGGGGATTGGCCGCGCCGCATAGGCGTCGCGGGAGTAGCCGCCGCCTGGTCCCTGCGACTGGGTCTTCATATTGCGAGCCGCACGATGAGAGGTGGAGACGATCCGCGCTACGCTGCGCTCAGACAAGAGTGGGGAGACGACTGGAATGGCCGGCTTTTTGTTTTCCTCCAGATCCAGGCGGCGGCCGCGTTCCTGCTTGCGACGACCATTTTCCTCGCAGCACGCAATCCCGTGCCGGTCGTGCAGTGGAGTGACCTGGCCGGACTGGTCGTCCTCGCGGCGGCCATCGCCGGGGAGGGGGTAGCCGACGCGCAACTTGCCCGCTTCGCTCGCAATCCCGCGAACAGGGGAAGGGTCTGCGATGTTGGGCTCTGGGGTCTTTCGCGTCATCCCAACTACTTTTTCCAATGGCTCGGATGGACGGGCTACGCGATCGTGGCCATCTGCCCTTTCGGCGTGTGGCCCTGGGGTTGGGCGGCGCTGGCGGGCCCCGCCATGATGTACTGGCTGCTCACGCGCGCCTCCGGCATTCCCCCGCTGGAGGCCCATATGCTGCGCTCGCGCGGCCCAGCTTATGCCGACTATCAGGACCGGGTGAACGCCTTTTGGCCGGGCCCGCAGAACTGA